One Gloeothece verrucosa PCC 7822 DNA window includes the following coding sequences:
- a CDS encoding formylglycine-generating enzyme family protein has product MKIFAIKRLIFLFFLALLTGYLWVDIATEVKAASTDNSCPDGMAFIRGGTFNIGSNEYYPSEHAAEDITVSSFCIDKYEVTNQEFAKFVEETGYLTVAERPLSPVQFPDLPDEQRAPGSLVFQMQDKDIMQIGYLSWWKWTPGANWKHPFGPESDIKGKDNYPVVHVAYEDVEAYAKWAGLSLPTEAQWEYAARGGLDDKTYSWGDQYSAKKANTWQGIFPIFNLKVDGYKGTAPVGSFEPNGYGLYDITGNVWEWTSDWYRIGHDNKAHQVNPTGPSVEESFDPREPGIAKHVIKGGSYLCAPNYCSRYRPAARESQSPDTGTTHIGFRLIKNLGSSDLKTTAMP; this is encoded by the coding sequence ATGAAAATCTTTGCTATTAAACGTCTTATTTTCCTATTTTTCTTAGCTTTATTAACTGGGTATCTCTGGGTTGACATAGCAACAGAAGTTAAAGCCGCATCAACCGATAATAGTTGTCCAGATGGGATGGCTTTTATTCGGGGTGGCACTTTTAATATAGGTTCAAATGAATATTACCCTTCAGAACACGCGGCTGAAGATATTACGGTTAGTAGTTTTTGCATCGACAAATATGAAGTGACTAACCAAGAATTTGCGAAATTTGTCGAGGAGACGGGTTATCTTACTGTAGCAGAGCGTCCCCTTTCCCCCGTACAATTTCCCGACTTGCCAGACGAGCAACGAGCGCCAGGTTCGTTAGTTTTTCAGATGCAGGATAAAGATATTATGCAGATAGGTTATTTAAGCTGGTGGAAATGGACACCCGGCGCTAACTGGAAACATCCTTTTGGCCCTGAAAGTGATATTAAAGGAAAAGACAATTATCCTGTGGTTCATGTCGCTTATGAAGACGTTGAAGCTTATGCTAAATGGGCAGGTTTGTCTTTACCCACAGAGGCTCAATGGGAATATGCGGCGCGAGGTGGATTAGATGATAAAACTTATAGTTGGGGCGATCAATATTCGGCTAAGAAGGCTAATACTTGGCAGGGAATTTTCCCTATATTTAATCTTAAAGTAGATGGTTATAAGGGCACTGCCCCTGTGGGTTCTTTTGAACCTAATGGCTATGGATTGTATGATATAACTGGCAATGTTTGGGAATGGACTTCAGACTGGTATCGCATTGGTCATGATAACAAAGCTCATCAAGTTAATCCTACAGGGCCTTCTGTTGAGGAAAGCTTTGATCCCAGAGAACCCGGTATCGCTAAACACGTCATTAAAGGAGGGTCTTATCTCTGTGCCCCTAACTATTGTAGCCGCTATCGTCCTGCCGCTAGAGAATCCCAATCTCCAGATACAGGAACGACTCACATTGGATTTCGATTGATAAAAAATTTAGGTTCTTCAGACCTAAAGACGACCGCTATGCCTTAA
- a CDS encoding flavin reductase family protein → MLDEQAKKTMLRKIPHGLYICGVKDGEELNGFTVSWVMQASFEPPLIVNCVRRDSISHEMLKKSEVFAISFLEAGQKDLAANFFKPKRRVGNKFEEVEFYEGQETGCPIIKDSLGYIECKVVGTVEQGDHTVYVAQVIGSGVHRQGDPLLLESTGWQYGG, encoded by the coding sequence GTGTTAGACGAACAAGCCAAAAAAACCATGTTACGAAAAATCCCACACGGACTCTATATCTGTGGGGTTAAAGATGGAGAAGAATTAAACGGGTTTACCGTCAGTTGGGTGATGCAAGCTTCCTTTGAACCCCCATTAATCGTGAATTGTGTACGACGGGATTCAATTTCTCATGAAATGTTGAAAAAAAGTGAAGTATTTGCCATTAGTTTTTTAGAAGCCGGGCAAAAAGACTTAGCCGCCAACTTTTTTAAACCTAAAAGACGTGTGGGTAACAAATTTGAGGAAGTAGAATTTTATGAAGGACAAGAAACCGGCTGTCCGATCATTAAAGACTCATTAGGTTATATCGAGTGTAAAGTCGTAGGGACAGTAGAACAAGGAGACCATACAGTTTATGTCGCCCAAGTGATCGGTTCTGGTGTTCATCGTCAGGGAGATCCTCTGTTACTAGAAAGCACAGGTTGGCAATATGGAGGATAA
- the coaE gene encoding dephospho-CoA kinase (Dephospho-CoA kinase (CoaE) performs the final step in coenzyme A biosynthesis.), with protein sequence MSKTRRRLIGLTGGIATGKSTVSRYLADAYGLPILDADIYARQAVQPGSPILETILARYGNQILLADGSLNRKLLGEIIFNNIDEKVWLENQIHPYVISCFESQIEQSTSDCLVLAIPLLFEANLTHLVTEIWVVYCCIDIQIKRLMERDHLTDEQATARINNQLPIEKKVALADVVLDNSSDLNHLFQQIDRAMSLRQ encoded by the coding sequence ATGTCAAAGACCCGACGACGTTTAATTGGTTTAACTGGTGGTATCGCCACAGGCAAATCTACGGTTTCCCGCTATTTGGCTGATGCTTATGGACTTCCTATATTAGATGCTGATATTTATGCTCGACAGGCCGTTCAACCCGGTTCGCCGATTTTAGAGACAATTTTGGCTCGCTATGGAAATCAAATTTTGTTAGCCGATGGGTCTCTTAATCGTAAGCTTTTAGGAGAAATTATTTTTAATAATATTGATGAGAAAGTTTGGTTAGAAAATCAGATTCATCCTTATGTTATTTCTTGTTTTGAATCTCAGATTGAACAAAGCACAAGTGATTGTTTAGTTCTGGCTATTCCCTTATTATTTGAAGCTAATCTGACTCATTTAGTGACGGAAATATGGGTGGTTTATTGCTGTATTGACATACAGATTAAACGATTAATGGAGCGAGATCATTTAACTGATGAACAAGCGACTGCCAGAATTAACAATCAGTTACCCATTGAAAAAAAAGTCGCATTAGCTGATGTAGTTTTAGATAATTCTTCGGATTTAAATCACTTATTCCAACAAATTGATCGCGCCATGAGTTTGAGACAATAG
- a CDS encoding phenylpyruvate tautomerase MIF-related protein, translated as MPLIKIQSSVAAPDETVVKELLKTLSSKLAKHFGKPESYVMTAFEPGVKMTFGGTFEPVCYVEIKNIGKMKPEQTKAMSQDFSQEIESTLGVPANRTYIEFADAVGALWGWNGSTFG; from the coding sequence ATGCCTTTAATTAAAATACAATCTTCTGTAGCCGCACCCGATGAAACAGTGGTTAAAGAGTTACTCAAAACCCTCTCATCAAAGTTAGCAAAACATTTCGGAAAACCCGAGTCTTATGTAATGACGGCTTTTGAACCAGGGGTTAAAATGACCTTTGGTGGCACTTTTGAGCCGGTTTGTTATGTTGAAATTAAAAACATCGGTAAAATGAAACCTGAACAGACAAAAGCCATGAGTCAAGATTTTTCTCAGGAAATTGAAAGCACTCTCGGTGTTCCTGCAAATCGCACCTATATTGAGTTTGCCGATGCAGTAGGCGCTTTATGGGGTTGGAATGGCTCTACTTTTGGTTAA
- a CDS encoding potassium channel family protein, whose protein sequence is MKPRIIVCGLGLTGYKIFCLLKQQGAAVTGISDRAVGGEYADSIVIGELRSANTLISAGIKQAHTLVLASSDDAVNLAVLTGARLLNPRIRIINRLFNQTLGERLDQTLPDHVSMSVSGLAAPIFSFAALGNKAIGQLQLYNQTWPIQEIVIDEDHPWLGLKLSELWDNPARMLIYYLPAHGEMDLVSAVIKGQPLEIGDHLIVGTQPTIQVKRHSLLAKIQKAIANLQQYQHYVRPVALVCLSLMLMIALATFTYLSVNFKITVIDALYFSVGMISGTGGNEQVVESAPDSIKLFTTIMMIVGAGVIGICYALLNDFILGSRLKQFWDAARVPTRHHHVICGLGGIGMQIVRQLHHQGLEVVVIESDLQNRFIYTVRSLGVPVIQEDARLPATLKAANIDKAASILVVTSDDMVNVEIALTAKGISPQLLVVLRTSDAQLGQSCQQVFEFDTVLCPSQLATHSFAAAALGGKILGNGMTDNLLWVALATMITPNHSFCGKSVKNVAMDTDFVPLYLERQQDTIHSWNLLETYLLPGDVLYLTMPATKLDQLWRISSTEMIAAG, encoded by the coding sequence ATGAAACCCAGAATAATTGTTTGCGGTCTAGGTCTGACGGGCTACAAGATCTTCTGCTTGCTCAAACAGCAGGGAGCAGCAGTGACGGGAATTAGTGATCGCGCCGTCGGCGGTGAATATGCTGATTCAATCGTTATTGGTGAATTACGTTCTGCCAATACTCTAATCAGTGCAGGAATAAAACAAGCTCATACTCTTGTATTAGCCAGCAGCGATGATGCTGTCAATTTAGCGGTTTTGACCGGGGCGCGGCTGCTTAATCCCCGTATTCGCATCATTAATCGCTTATTTAATCAGACTTTGGGAGAACGCTTGGATCAAACCTTACCCGATCATGTCAGTATGAGTGTTTCTGGCCTTGCCGCGCCTATCTTTTCTTTTGCCGCCTTGGGGAATAAAGCCATCGGACAATTACAACTGTATAATCAAACCTGGCCCATTCAAGAAATCGTGATCGATGAAGATCATCCTTGGCTAGGGCTAAAATTGAGTGAACTCTGGGATAATCCCGCAAGAATGCTAATTTATTATTTGCCGGCTCATGGAGAAATGGATTTAGTCTCGGCGGTGATTAAAGGACAACCGCTTGAAATTGGAGATCATCTCATCGTTGGAACTCAACCCACTATCCAAGTCAAACGACATTCTTTATTAGCAAAAATCCAAAAAGCCATCGCTAATTTGCAGCAATATCAACATTATGTGCGTCCAGTGGCCTTAGTCTGTCTTTCCTTAATGCTGATGATCGCCCTAGCCACCTTTACTTATCTGAGTGTGAATTTTAAGATTACAGTAATCGATGCGCTTTATTTTTCCGTTGGTATGATTAGCGGGACAGGGGGAAATGAACAAGTAGTAGAATCAGCCCCAGATAGTATTAAACTTTTTACCACCATTATGATGATTGTCGGTGCAGGTGTCATCGGCATTTGTTACGCTTTGCTTAACGATTTTATTTTAGGTAGCCGCTTAAAACAGTTTTGGGATGCGGCTAGAGTTCCCACTCGTCATCACCATGTGATCTGCGGACTTGGGGGTATAGGAATGCAAATTGTGCGGCAACTTCACCATCAAGGTCTTGAAGTAGTGGTGATTGAATCGGATTTACAAAACCGCTTTATCTATACTGTGCGTTCCTTGGGTGTACCAGTCATTCAAGAAGATGCCAGACTCCCCGCCACTCTAAAAGCCGCCAATATTGACAAAGCTGCCTCTATTTTAGTGGTTACCAGTGATGATATGGTAAATGTGGAGATTGCCTTAACCGCCAAAGGAATTTCGCCTCAATTATTGGTAGTCTTGCGGACATCTGATGCTCAATTAGGTCAATCTTGTCAACAAGTGTTTGAATTTGACACGGTTTTGTGTCCATCCCAATTGGCGACCCATTCTTTTGCGGCAGCCGCTTTAGGAGGGAAAATTTTAGGCAATGGCATGACAGATAATTTACTCTGGGTAGCTTTAGCAACGATGATTACCCCTAATCATTCTTTTTGTGGAAAAAGCGTTAAAAATGTGGCCATGGACACGGATTTTGTGCCTCTATATTTAGAAAGACAGCAAGACACCATTCACAGTTGGAATTTACTAGAGACTTATCTATTACCTGGAGATGTGTTATATCTGACTATGCCGGCGACGAAGTTAGATCAGTTATGGCGCATCAGTTCTACTGAAATGATAGCGGCAGGGTAA
- a CDS encoding M10 family metallopeptidase, giving the protein MYNNLPNLLNLNALSDNPSLGHLSCSCSSCLKLKNKLELDRETLKKVDIINVNQPFLSTDNLNRLENPNDKNSLSRGNLIANATTQGTIGSSSVVTAATVVSGSGDPQIEGIRSSYQWGFSWGSRQLTYSFYNDSVFGGSYYGTETGVKEVSEGIKTNVRSILNWLENVIDIDFVEVAESQNNYGRMRFMLSNDPTYAYAYYPSSDVMDSEAGDVHLNPNYDRLGDTNGFQNLAGKHGYMALVHEIGHALGLKHPFDDSPNLPPQEDNTTNTVMTYNFTGNSAGTYMGFDIKALQYMYGAKAYNTTDTIYKFTTKVDQFSVGGQLSLNTSYSTKQLIWDSGGKDTLDFFSLAANSTGYRFDLNPGGILTTQSAYNGTSYTVNGTTYKTTTFGTEIAYNVLIENLINSSSNDEVFANSAANTFAGYSSTRKTGNDVYWNTTSADILDLSSYNLGAVTQTQSSNDLVLGLGTNGKITVKNYYQGNPISLLFKGTVSASISDVTLTEGNSGIQQAVFTVSLSGPSSQTISLNYSTADDTATAGSDYSAISNGLLTFAAGETSKTIAVDVMGDFNYEADETFKVNLSNPSNSNVILSKAQGLGTINNDDTPLPNVLINDVTVDEGNNAVLTVSLSSVSNQTVTVNYATADGTAIALKDYNTATGTLTFNPGETSKNISISTINDTIYEPSAETFSLNLTNAQNAVISDSQGIVTLAPSDTEPVISINNVTLEEGSSTTANATKTLKFTVSLSNASSQSISVQYATADGTAVAGSDYITRKGTVTFNAGQTIQTFSVPIYTDTVVEEDEYFFANLSNPTNATLSVSQGKATITNDDLTTTASKPSANLALSHALLGSSSTLTSSIPEDLLSSQLQPMFAASSGHF; this is encoded by the coding sequence ATGTATAATAACTTGCCCAACTTGTTAAATCTAAATGCACTTAGCGACAATCCTTCTCTTGGTCATTTATCCTGCTCTTGTTCCTCCTGTTTAAAACTTAAAAATAAATTAGAATTAGACAGAGAAACATTAAAAAAAGTTGATATAATAAATGTAAATCAGCCATTCTTATCAACTGATAATTTAAATCGGCTTGAAAATCCCAATGACAAAAATAGTTTAAGTAGAGGAAATTTAATCGCAAATGCTACCACTCAGGGAACAATAGGCTCGAGTAGCGTCGTAACAGCAGCAACAGTCGTAAGCGGCTCAGGAGATCCTCAAATTGAAGGCATTCGCTCAAGTTATCAGTGGGGTTTTTCTTGGGGAAGCCGACAATTAACTTACAGCTTTTACAACGATAGTGTATTTGGTGGCTCTTATTATGGTACTGAAACAGGAGTTAAAGAAGTCAGTGAAGGGATAAAAACTAATGTTCGCTCTATATTAAACTGGCTAGAAAATGTCATTGATATTGATTTTGTAGAAGTCGCAGAAAGCCAAAATAACTATGGCCGTATGCGTTTCATGCTATCTAATGACCCCACTTATGCCTATGCTTATTATCCTTCATCAGACGTGATGGACAGTGAGGCGGGTGATGTTCATCTCAACCCAAATTATGACCGCCTAGGAGATACTAACGGTTTCCAAAATCTGGCCGGTAAACATGGGTATATGGCATTGGTGCATGAAATCGGACATGCTTTAGGCTTAAAACATCCTTTTGATGATAGCCCAAATTTACCGCCACAAGAAGATAACACCACCAATACGGTGATGACCTACAATTTCACAGGCAACTCGGCAGGCACATACATGGGGTTTGATATTAAAGCTCTACAGTATATGTATGGTGCTAAAGCCTACAACACTACTGATACTATTTATAAATTTACTACCAAAGTTGATCAGTTTTCTGTGGGGGGTCAACTATCTTTAAATACTTCATATTCAACTAAACAATTAATCTGGGATAGTGGCGGCAAAGATACTTTAGACTTTTTCAGTTTAGCGGCTAATAGTACAGGGTATCGCTTTGATTTAAATCCCGGTGGCATTTTAACGACTCAAAGTGCCTATAATGGAACCTCCTATACGGTAAATGGAACAACCTACAAAACCACAACTTTTGGCACAGAAATTGCCTACAATGTTTTGATCGAAAACCTGATCAATTCCAGCAGTAACGATGAGGTCTTTGCTAATAGTGCGGCTAATACCTTTGCCGGTTACAGTTCCACTCGTAAGACGGGTAACGATGTTTACTGGAATACCACTTCAGCAGATATTTTAGACTTATCTTCTTACAATCTGGGGGCGGTTACTCAAACTCAAAGCAGTAATGATCTCGTGTTGGGTTTGGGGACTAACGGAAAGATTACCGTAAAAAACTATTATCAAGGTAATCCTATCAGTCTTCTGTTCAAAGGCACGGTTAGTGCATCTATTAGCGATGTTACTCTCACAGAAGGCAATAGCGGCATCCAACAAGCTGTATTTACCGTTAGCTTATCGGGTCCTAGCAGCCAGACAATCAGCCTTAACTATAGTACCGCAGACGACACCGCAACCGCAGGCAGCGACTATAGTGCTATCTCTAATGGGTTACTGACCTTTGCTGCGGGTGAAACCTCCAAAACCATTGCGGTTGATGTTATGGGAGATTTTAATTATGAAGCGGATGAAACTTTTAAAGTTAATTTAAGCAATCCTAGTAATAGTAATGTGATTCTCTCAAAAGCTCAGGGATTAGGAACCATTAATAATGATGATACTCCACTGCCCAATGTTTTGATTAATGATGTGACGGTTGATGAAGGGAATAATGCTGTTTTAACCGTTAGTCTCTCATCAGTCAGCAATCAGACTGTAACCGTTAATTATGCTACGGCCGATGGCACCGCGATCGCTCTTAAAGATTATAATACTGCTACAGGAACCCTTACCTTTAACCCTGGGGAAACCAGTAAAAACATCAGTATCAGCACCATTAACGACACGATTTATGAACCGAGTGCCGAGACTTTTTCGCTTAACTTAACTAATGCTCAAAATGCTGTTATCAGTGATAGTCAGGGAATTGTTACCCTCGCGCCTAGTGATACTGAACCGGTAATTTCTATCAATAACGTTACCCTCGAAGAAGGTTCTAGCACCACAGCTAACGCCACTAAGACCCTTAAGTTTACGGTAAGTCTTTCTAATGCCAGTAGTCAAAGCATTAGCGTTCAATATGCTACAGCCGATGGTACAGCCGTTGCCGGCTCAGATTATATCACTAGAAAGGGAACTGTGACCTTTAATGCAGGACAAACTATTCAAACCTTCAGTGTGCCAATTTATACTGACACCGTAGTTGAAGAGGATGAATACTTTTTTGCTAATTTAAGTAATCCTACCAATGCGACTCTCAGTGTCAGTCAAGGCAAGGCTACCATTACAAATGATGACCTGACCACTACTGCCAGCAAACCTAGTGCAAATCTTGCTTTGAGTCATGCTCTGCTGGGTAGTTCATCTACATTAACATCGAGCATCCCTGAAGATTTGTTAAGTAGCCAATTGCAACCGATGTTTGCGGCAAGCTCTGGACATTTCTGA
- a CDS encoding zf-TFIIB domain-containing protein — MKATICPKCNSTLESLIFDNIEIDRCRQCAGLWFDSLEAEKLKAIQGSETLDLGDPAVNSRFDRVLQEIKCPKCRGKMLRMLDIDLYTIWYEKCTKCHGVWLDAGEFKRYKQNFRPRGAINRTLSAFRHKSP, encoded by the coding sequence ATGAAAGCAACAATTTGTCCTAAGTGTAACAGCACTTTGGAATCACTTATATTTGATAATATAGAAATTGATCGCTGTCGTCAGTGCGCGGGACTCTGGTTTGACTCCCTTGAAGCTGAAAAACTGAAAGCCATTCAGGGATCTGAAACATTAGATTTAGGTGATCCAGCCGTTAATAGCCGCTTTGATCGAGTTTTGCAAGAAATTAAATGTCCCAAATGTAGAGGCAAAATGTTGCGAATGTTGGACATTGATCTATATACAATTTGGTATGAAAAATGTACTAAATGTCACGGAGTGTGGTTAGATGCTGGAGAATTTAAACGTTATAAACAGAATTTCCGACCTCGCGGAGCCATTAACCGCACGCTTTCAGCTTTTCGTCATAAATCGCCTTAA
- a CDS encoding sensor domain-containing diguanylate cyclase, translating into MSPDFYEKLVDNLHDGVYYVDLKKNITYWNQAAERITGYTREQVLGSKCSDNILRHIDEQGRELCIIGCPLVQTLRDGKIRELDVYLHHQEGYRVPVSVRIAPITDEQGVIVGAVELFLENSSKLALLKELESIKGELFFDPLTHLGNRKLIRIELEHKFEHLYSYSIPFGILFIDLDDFKQINDNYGHNIGDKILIMAAKTLSNILRNMDIVARWGGDEFLVIIPNIDSKHLKIIANRISSFIKESWLIINDKKVGITASIGGTMAKKEDTIESLIERADREMYKSKMLGRNRVSLSEDQI; encoded by the coding sequence ATGTCTCCAGATTTTTATGAAAAATTAGTCGATAATCTTCACGATGGTGTTTATTATGTAGATTTAAAAAAAAATATCACCTATTGGAATCAAGCGGCTGAAAGAATAACAGGTTACACTCGAGAACAAGTTTTAGGTTCTAAATGTTCTGATAATATTTTAAGACATATTGATGAGCAAGGAAGAGAACTCTGTATTATCGGTTGTCCTCTGGTACAAACTTTAAGAGATGGAAAAATTCGAGAATTAGATGTATATTTACATCATCAAGAAGGATATCGAGTTCCTGTATCTGTGAGAATTGCCCCTATTACTGACGAGCAAGGAGTGATTGTCGGCGCGGTAGAATTATTTTTAGAAAATTCCTCGAAATTGGCACTTTTAAAAGAGCTTGAGTCTATCAAAGGCGAACTTTTTTTTGATCCCTTAACTCATCTAGGCAACCGAAAGTTAATTCGCATAGAATTAGAACATAAATTTGAACATCTATACTCTTATTCTATCCCGTTTGGAATTCTTTTTATTGACCTTGATGACTTCAAACAAATTAATGATAACTATGGGCATAATATCGGCGATAAAATTTTAATAATGGCGGCTAAAACCCTATCTAATATATTACGTAATATGGATATTGTAGCTCGATGGGGAGGAGATGAATTTCTGGTTATCATTCCCAATATAGATTCAAAACATTTAAAAATAATTGCCAATAGAATAAGCTCTTTTATTAAAGAAAGTTGGCTGATTATTAATGACAAAAAGGTAGGAATTACTGCCTCGATTGGCGGCACAATGGCTAAGAAAGAAGACACAATAGAATCATTAATAGAACGGGCAGACAGGGAAATGTATAAAAGTAAAATGCTAGGGCGAAATCGAGTCTCATTGAGTGAAGACCAGATATAA
- a CDS encoding MBL fold metallo-hydrolase: protein MAKLKQRRSQNIDGDFYVDSTCIDCDTCRWMSQTVFSRIDEQSAVYHQPENELERQQALQALLSCPTASIGTVEKPKDILAIQQTFPIPIEDNIYHCGYHSESSYGAASYLIQHPDGNILVDSPRFTPPLVKQLEAMGGVRWLYLTHRDDVADHRKYHQHFNCERILHQDEINTDTEDVEIKLTGVEPIAFLSDCLIIPVPGHTKGHTILLYNNKFLFTGDHLAWSESRHQLAGFRDVCWYSWPELIKSTKKLKAYRFEWVLPGHGRRYHANAEKMQQALDNGIDWMEKP, encoded by the coding sequence ATGGCAAAATTAAAACAAAGACGTTCTCAAAATATCGACGGAGATTTTTATGTCGATAGCACCTGTATTGACTGTGATACTTGTCGCTGGATGAGTCAAACAGTATTTAGCCGCATCGATGAACAGTCAGCCGTCTATCATCAACCCGAAAATGAATTAGAACGTCAACAAGCGCTACAAGCTTTATTATCCTGTCCCACCGCTTCTATAGGTACAGTAGAAAAACCAAAAGATATTTTAGCCATACAGCAGACTTTTCCTATTCCGATAGAAGACAATATCTATCACTGCGGCTACCATTCAGAATCTTCTTATGGTGCAGCCAGTTATTTAATCCAACATCCTGACGGCAATATATTAGTGGATTCTCCGCGTTTTACTCCTCCATTAGTCAAACAATTAGAAGCGATGGGAGGAGTCCGTTGGCTGTATTTAACCCATCGAGACGATGTAGCCGATCATCGCAAGTATCATCAACATTTTAACTGTGAGCGGATTCTACATCAAGATGAAATTAATACTGATACTGAAGATGTAGAAATAAAACTCACAGGAGTTGAACCCATTGCTTTTCTTTCGGATTGTTTAATTATTCCGGTTCCTGGGCATACTAAAGGACATACCATATTACTTTATAATAACAAATTTTTGTTTACAGGAGATCATTTAGCTTGGTCAGAATCTCGCCATCAGTTAGCAGGTTTTCGGGATGTCTGTTGGTATTCTTGGCCAGAATTAATTAAATCGACGAAAAAATTAAAAGCTTACCGCTTTGAGTGGGTATTACCGGGACATGGCAGACGATATCATGCTAATGCTGAAAAAATGCAACAAGCGTTAGATAATGGTATAGATTGGATGGAAAAGCCATAA